A stretch of the Desulfobacter sp. genome encodes the following:
- a CDS encoding ATP-binding cassette domain-containing protein: MIKNFSMDIGKGEKHLISGRSGSGKTSFLRLLLGFDPQDTGIIQINGLTFSKPDIKSIRNLIFYLSQDVDLPDETGISLIHRVLRLNRDTAMDMGQMDFFLSLLALTPGSLEKKVSVLSGGERQRLGLLLGFMLNRPIWLLDEPTSALDEPMKKSIARHIMGMNQTPELELIWVPKT; the protein is encoded by the coding sequence GTGATTAAAAACTTTTCCATGGATATCGGCAAAGGAGAAAAACACCTGATCTCAGGCCGTTCCGGATCCGGAAAAACCAGTTTTTTAAGGCTGTTACTCGGATTTGACCCTCAAGATACCGGGATCATCCAAATAAACGGCCTCACATTCAGCAAGCCAGATATCAAATCCATCCGAAATTTAATCTTTTACCTGAGCCAGGATGTAGATCTGCCCGATGAAACCGGCATCTCTCTGATCCATCGCGTTCTCAGGCTAAACAGGGACACGGCAATGGACATGGGGCAGATGGATTTTTTCCTCTCTCTTCTGGCGCTTACGCCGGGCTCATTGGAAAAAAAGGTCTCGGTTCTTTCAGGCGGAGAGCGCCAGCGCCTCGGCCTGCTTCTGGGGTTTATGCTCAACCGGCCGATCTGGCTTTTGGATGAACCCACCTCTGCTTTGGATGAGCCCATGAAAAAATCAATTGCAAGGCATATCATGGGCATGAACCAGACCCCTGAACTGGAACTGATATGGGTGCCCAAGACCTGA
- a CDS encoding DEAD/DEAH box helicase — MKFDTYPISSVLKKNLGKQGLIRPTDIQYKAIPSILKGEDVLAIAQTGTGKTAAFAVPIIDNIHQAKSSKKTFGIHCIVMVPTRELAVQIHGVFVSLCRQTKVKPCAVFGGVEQDSQINELTWGVDILIATPGRMFDLISQGAIDVSRVRILVLDEADQMLDRGFIQDIESIKRHLKQRHQTLFFSATINKEIKKLAFSQVKSSAIRIQISPDDPVSKNVSHFVAFVEMDDKRFFLRRFVRDHPQDKIMVFVRTMVRAERVAKALARGNIDAITIHGQKDQAQRLEAMEAFKSDAQKILIATDVSARGIDIPNVDYVINYDLPDQKETYVHRVGRTGRGRSKGSALSFCSTGEKELLADIEGFIHKEIDRVQMGKEEYALTVDVLDGPENIQDMIQANEDWEKRHKKKSRRKRRKK; from the coding sequence ATGAAATTTGACACCTATCCCATCAGTTCGGTCTTAAAGAAAAATCTGGGTAAACAGGGCCTGATACGGCCCACGGACATTCAGTACAAGGCCATTCCTTCCATTTTAAAAGGAGAGGATGTCCTGGCCATTGCCCAGACCGGGACAGGCAAGACCGCCGCTTTTGCCGTTCCTATCATTGACAATATTCACCAGGCCAAATCATCCAAAAAAACATTTGGCATCCACTGCATTGTCATGGTGCCCACCCGGGAGCTGGCCGTACAGATCCACGGGGTATTTGTTTCTCTGTGCAGACAGACCAAGGTAAAGCCCTGTGCGGTTTTCGGCGGGGTTGAACAGGACAGTCAGATCAATGAACTGACCTGGGGGGTTGATATTCTCATTGCCACGCCCGGAAGAATGTTTGATTTGATCAGCCAGGGGGCCATTGATGTCAGCCGGGTAAGAATTCTGGTCCTGGATGAAGCCGACCAGATGCTGGACAGGGGATTTATTCAGGATATCGAGTCCATTAAACGGCATTTAAAACAGCGTCACCAGACCCTGTTCTTTTCTGCCACCATTAATAAGGAAATCAAAAAACTGGCCTTTTCCCAGGTTAAATCCTCTGCCATCAGGATTCAGATTTCCCCTGATGATCCTGTATCCAAAAATGTATCCCATTTTGTGGCCTTTGTGGAGATGGATGATAAGCGTTTCTTCCTGCGCAGGTTTGTCCGGGATCATCCCCAGGACAAAATCATGGTGTTTGTCAGAACCATGGTCCGAGCTGAAAGAGTTGCCAAGGCCTTGGCCCGGGGCAATATCGATGCCATCACCATTCACGGGCAAAAAGACCAGGCCCAGCGCCTGGAGGCCATGGAGGCTTTTAAGTCCGATGCCCAAAAGATTCTCATTGCCACGGATGTCTCTGCCCGGGGAATTGATATCCCCAATGTGGACTATGTGATCAACTATGATCTGCCCGATCAAAAAGAGACCTATGTGCACCGGGTGGGCAGAACCGGCAGAGGCCGGTCAAAGGGATCTGCCCTCTCTTTTTGCAGTACCGGGGAAAAAGAGCTGCTGGCAGATATTGAAGGGTTTATCCATAAAGAAATTGACAGGGTTCAGATGGGAAAAGAGGAATACGCCCTTACCGTGGATGTGCTTGACGGCCCGGAAAATATTCAGGATATGATCCAGGCCAATGAGGATTGGGAAAAAAGGCATAAAAAAAAATCAAGACGGAAACGGCGCAAAAAATAA
- a CDS encoding IS3 family transposase (programmed frameshift), translating to MEGAHRATGIGASLGGQDSIPDPEVPEKKPRRNFTASYKLRILQEVENCNESGGIGRILRREGLYSSNLADWRKARNKGLLNAMAPRKRGRKSKEKNPLATEVARLQKEKSKLEHKLKQAELIIEAQKKNFSDPGNPTKSGRPQRRRLMNAALTLSYDIGKKPSCEAFGVPRSSFYRFYSPKKHVKSKRGSSPLSLNPDEQQTVLDILHSDTYRDQAPYQVYASLLDKGEYYCSIRTMYRLLHKEHGSVPERRRQVNRPKYKKTELLATGPNQVWSWDITKLKSVTKWTYFYLYVIMDIFSRYVVGWMVAHREQTALAKRLIEKSCENQNILPGQLGLHANRGASMKSKGVAQLLVDLGVTKTHSRPHVSNDNPYSEAQFKTLKYCPKFPNHFGSIEDTRAFCQDFFGYYNKEHYHSGIGLVTPEQFHYGIAKEIYGSRCRTLKEAFIKNPIRFKGKIPRPPALPEAAWINKPEQEEKDKIGA from the exons ATGGAAGGAGCCCATAGGGCGACTGGAATTGGTGCCTCCTTGGGGGGACAGGATTCAATCCCTGATCCTGAAGTTCCTGAGAAAAAGCCCCGGCGTAATTTCACTGCTTCTTATAAACTGCGTATTCTCCAAGAGGTTGAAAACTGCAATGAATCCGGAGGAATAGGTAGGATACTTCGAAGAGAGGGCCTCTATTCTTCAAATTTAGCCGATTGGCGCAAAGCCCGGAATAAAGGACTTCTCAACGCCATGGCACCTCGAAAGCGAGGGAGGAAATCCAAAGAGAAGAACCCATTGGCAACAGAGGTCGCCAGACTTCAAAAAGAAAAATCTAAATTAGAGCATAAGTTAAAACAGGCGGAACTCATCATTGAAGCCCAAAAAAAAA ATTTCTCAGATCCTGGGAATCCAACAAAATCTGGACGACCTCAAAGGAGACGACTGATGAATGCCGCCCTAACGTTAAGTTACGATATTGGGAAAAAGCCTTCATGTGAGGCTTTCGGTGTCCCTCGTTCATCTTTTTATAGGTTTTATTCTCCGAAAAAACATGTAAAATCAAAGCGGGGCAGTTCTCCTCTTTCTTTGAACCCTGATGAACAACAAACGGTTTTGGATATTCTTCACTCGGACACGTATCGAGACCAGGCCCCATACCAGGTCTATGCTTCTCTTCTTGATAAAGGAGAATACTATTGTTCCATCAGAACGATGTATCGGCTTCTTCACAAAGAACATGGTTCTGTGCCGGAACGAAGACGGCAGGTAAATCGCCCGAAATATAAAAAAACTGAATTGCTGGCAACAGGACCGAATCAGGTCTGGTCCTGGGATATTACCAAGTTGAAAAGTGTCACAAAATGGACTTATTTCTATCTGTATGTAATCATGGATATTTTCAGCAGGTATGTTGTCGGCTGGATGGTCGCCCATAGGGAACAAACAGCATTGGCCAAAAGGCTTATTGAGAAGTCCTGTGAAAACCAAAATATATTACCCGGTCAGCTTGGACTTCATGCAAATCGGGGAGCCAGTATGAAATCCAAAGGGGTTGCCCAACTTCTTGTCGATTTAGGGGTAACCAAAACCCACAGCAGACCGCACGTCAGCAATGATAATCCTTACTCTGAAGCTCAGTTTAAAACATTGAAATATTGTCCAAAATTTCCAAATCATTTTGGTTCGATCGAGGATACAAGAGCCTTCTGCCAGGATTTCTTTGGATACTACAATAAAGAGCATTACCATTCTGGTATTGGCCTGGTAACCCCGGAACAGTTTCATTATGGCATTGCTAAAGAGATTTATGGGTCTCGCTGTAGAACTTTGAAAGAGGCGTTTATTAAAAACCCAATACGCTTTAAGGGGAAAATCCCTCGGCCACCAGCTTTACCAGAAGCAGCCTGGATCAACAAACCGGAACAGGAAGAGAAGGATAAGATTGGAGCCTAA
- a CDS encoding response regulator transcription factor produces the protein MPDKNKILLVEDHPIFRLGLAELINQEHDLAAFGKAKDVDQAILEIEEMDPDLIIADISLKQSDGIDLVKYVKQHHKHIPVLVLSMHDEYLYAQRALSAGALGYIMKQEAMESVVTAIHHVLDGKIYLNEKVKEHILLSMSDTPKAREKTPVDRLTDRELQVFKLIGRGFSSREIAERLFLSIKTIGTYRERIKEKLNLKHANELVRCAVHFEKTGQISTQPG, from the coding sequence ATGCCGGATAAAAACAAAATACTGCTGGTTGAGGACCATCCCATATTCAGGTTGGGACTTGCCGAACTCATAAACCAGGAACACGACCTTGCCGCCTTTGGAAAAGCCAAGGATGTGGACCAGGCGATTCTGGAAATCGAAGAGATGGACCCTGATCTCATCATTGCCGATATTTCCCTGAAGCAGTCAGACGGGATTGACCTGGTTAAATATGTCAAACAGCACCACAAGCATATCCCGGTGCTGGTGCTCTCCATGCACGATGAATATCTTTATGCCCAGCGGGCCCTGTCTGCCGGTGCCCTGGGGTATATCATGAAACAAGAGGCCATGGAGTCCGTGGTCACGGCCATTCACCATGTGCTTGACGGCAAAATTTATCTGAATGAAAAAGTAAAAGAGCATATCCTCCTGTCCATGTCCGACACCCCCAAAGCCCGGGAAAAAACCCCGGTTGACCGGCTTACGGACAGAGAACTCCAGGTGTTTAAACTCATCGGAAGAGGGTTTTCCTCCCGGGAAATTGCCGAGCGCCTCTTTCTAAGTATTAAAACCATCGGCACCTACAGAGAACGAATCAAGGAAAAACTCAACCTCAAGCATGCCAATGAACTTGTCCGCTGTGCCGTTCACTTTGAAAAGACAGGCCAGATCAGTACCCAGCCGGGTTAA
- a CDS encoding cache domain-containing protein, which yields MNPFDLIKNFPIRHKLLFIYSSCFIVIMSLSSLIIYSIVKQTVEANIESELKNSTSAIHNSVKTAVSVSIKNRLRGVAEKNYEIIQRLYQLSQKGKISSQKARERAVDIILCQTIGSSGYICILDGHGRVIKHPKKSLEGLDISDRRFVQEMIAMKNGYIEYEWQNPGDEAPRPKALYLNYFAPWDWMITVSSYRKEFLKLVEINDFKTDILSLKFGQTGYSYVMDTMGNVIIHPELTGINVFHDNRFSDQFFKDMLEKKNGKLVYSWKNPGEKRFREKLVFFNYIPEYEWIVASSSYLDEIRSPLFAIKQIIILVGMAALVIFIPITVFLSDTITKPLKSLMTRFKQDIGSGFANRAIEMESSDEVGELTFYYNSFMDRLTAYDKELLAEINERRLAQEALTESEEKYRSVMESVPDPIVVYDMSGMVTYMNPAFTKVFGFTLEDSMGHKMDHFVPKAHWKETMEAISSILNGEIIPRLETKRKAKDGRLVDVTTRGSVYRDRNGNPLGSVIIHRDVSEVKHLEKAIMETGEKERQAIGNDLHDDLCPHLIGIEGLVKVLKQKADHTAPDAEQLSDRISELIKEAISKTRRLARGLCPVYFNLGLEAALEDLVTNTRVIHDVDCRLQKEKGLKVQNHMVTLNLYHIAGEAVRNAIRHGRADKIIISMALKDNQFEFGIQDNGNGIDPDPESKGMGLRIMNYRAKIVGASLVISRDRGKGTLVKLTMPAAALNEPGS from the coding sequence ATGAATCCCTTTGACCTGATCAAAAACTTTCCCATCCGGCACAAGCTGCTCTTCATTTATTCATCCTGCTTTATCGTCATCATGAGCCTGTCCAGCCTGATCATCTATTCCATTGTCAAGCAGACTGTGGAGGCCAATATTGAAAGCGAATTAAAAAACTCCACCTCGGCCATTCACAATTCAGTAAAAACAGCGGTGTCCGTCTCGATAAAAAACAGATTAAGAGGGGTGGCGGAAAAAAATTATGAAATTATCCAGCGGCTTTACCAGCTGTCGCAAAAAGGCAAAATCTCTAGCCAGAAAGCCAGGGAAAGGGCTGTCGATATCATTTTATGTCAGACCATCGGCTCCAGCGGGTATATCTGCATCCTGGACGGCCACGGCCGGGTGATCAAGCACCCGAAAAAATCATTGGAAGGTCTGGACATCTCAGACCGCAGGTTTGTCCAGGAAATGATTGCCATGAAAAACGGGTATATTGAGTATGAATGGCAGAACCCGGGAGACGAGGCCCCCCGGCCCAAGGCATTATACCTAAACTATTTTGCACCCTGGGACTGGATGATCACGGTGTCCTCCTATAGAAAAGAGTTTCTCAAGCTGGTGGAAATTAATGATTTTAAAACCGATATTTTAAGCCTGAAATTTGGGCAAACCGGGTACTCCTATGTTATGGATACCATGGGAAACGTGATTATCCACCCGGAACTCACCGGGATCAATGTATTCCATGACAATCGGTTTTCAGACCAATTTTTCAAGGACATGCTTGAAAAAAAAAACGGAAAGCTGGTCTATTCCTGGAAAAATCCCGGGGAAAAACGGTTCAGGGAAAAACTAGTTTTTTTCAATTATATTCCTGAATATGAATGGATCGTTGCCTCTTCCTCCTATTTGGATGAAATCCGGTCTCCTTTGTTTGCCATCAAGCAGATCATCATCCTGGTGGGCATGGCTGCCCTGGTGATTTTCATACCCATTACGGTTTTTTTAAGCGATACCATTACAAAGCCTTTGAAATCCCTGATGACCCGGTTCAAACAGGATATTGGGAGCGGGTTTGCCAACAGGGCCATTGAAATGGAATCCAGTGACGAGGTGGGGGAACTGACCTTTTATTACAACTCGTTTATGGATCGCTTGACCGCCTATGACAAGGAACTTTTAGCAGAAATCAACGAGAGACGCCTGGCCCAGGAAGCCCTGACCGAAAGCGAGGAAAAATACCGTTCTGTCATGGAATCCGTGCCTGATCCAATTGTGGTCTATGATATGAGCGGCATGGTCACCTATATGAATCCCGCCTTTACCAAGGTGTTCGGATTCACCCTTGAAGACAGCATGGGACACAAAATGGACCATTTTGTGCCCAAGGCCCATTGGAAAGAAACCATGGAAGCGATCAGCTCCATCCTCAACGGAGAAATTATCCCCAGGCTTGAAACCAAGCGAAAGGCCAAGGACGGACGCCTTGTGGATGTCACCACCCGGGGATCGGTGTACAGAGACCGCAATGGCAACCCCTTGGGCTCGGTCATCATCCACCGGGATGTCTCTGAAGTCAAACACCTTGAAAAGGCCATCATGGAAACCGGGGAAAAGGAACGCCAGGCCATCGGCAACGATCTTCATGATGATCTTTGCCCCCATCTCATCGGCATTGAAGGCCTGGTAAAAGTATTAAAACAAAAGGCAGACCATACCGCCCCTGATGCAGAACAACTCTCAGACCGGATTTCAGAATTGATCAAAGAGGCCATATCCAAAACCCGGCGCCTGGCCCGAGGGCTTTGCCCTGTATATTTTAATCTCGGCCTTGAAGCCGCCCTTGAGGACCTGGTGACCAATACCCGGGTGATCCATGATGTGGACTGCCGTCTTCAAAAGGAAAAAGGGCTTAAGGTCCAAAATCACATGGTCACCCTCAACCTCTACCATATTGCAGGGGAAGCCGTACGCAACGCCATCCGCCACGGCAGGGCCGATAAAATCATTATCTCAATGGCGCTCAAGGACAACCAGTTTGAATTCGGCATCCAGGACAACGGCAACGGCATCGATCCGGATCCGGAGTCCAAGGGCATGGGATTAAGGATAATGAACTACAGGGCAAAAATTGTGGGCGCCTCCCTGGTGATCTCCCGGGACAGGGGAAAAGGGACTCTGGTAAAGCTGACCATGCCTGCTGCAGCCTTGAACGAGCCAGGCAGTTGA
- a CDS encoding IS6 family transposase, protein MKNENPFKWRHYEKEIILLNVRWYLRYQLSYRNLEEMMQERGLSVDHSTIYRWVQRYAPEMEKRSRKYLRQSNDSYRIDETYIKVRGKMKYLYRAVDSRGNTIDFLLRSRRNMESAKRFFKKMLRASNSSRPRVLSVDGNPAYPPAVKALKEKKLLNKDCILRQNKYLNNIIEQDHRFIKKLVRAGMGFKTFHSAWRTLKGYEIMNMIRKGQVKNIRKGEILKQKEFVENLFSYAA, encoded by the coding sequence ATGAAAAATGAAAACCCTTTCAAGTGGCGTCATTATGAAAAAGAAATCATCCTGTTGAATGTTCGCTGGTATCTGAGATATCAACTGAGTTACAGGAATCTGGAAGAGATGATGCAAGAACGGGGCTTGTCTGTGGATCACAGTACCATTTACCGATGGGTTCAGCGCTATGCTCCTGAAATGGAAAAGCGAAGCAGGAAGTATCTGCGGCAATCAAATGATTCTTACCGTATTGATGAAACATATATCAAGGTGCGGGGGAAAATGAAGTATCTTTACCGAGCGGTCGATTCCCGTGGAAATACCATCGATTTTCTTCTTCGCAGCAGACGTAATATGGAATCTGCCAAACGATTTTTTAAAAAGATGCTGCGAGCTTCCAATAGCTCCAGACCTCGGGTTCTGAGTGTTGACGGAAATCCTGCATATCCTCCGGCAGTAAAGGCTTTGAAAGAAAAAAAGCTTCTGAATAAGGACTGTATCCTAAGACAGAATAAATATCTGAACAATATTATTGAGCAAGACCACCGGTTTATCAAAAAGCTTGTCAGAGCTGGTATGGGGTTCAAGACATTTCATTCTGCCTGGCGGACGCTAAAAGGCTATGAAATTATGAACATGATCAGAAAAGGACAAGTTAAAAATATTAGGAAGGGAGAAATTTTAAAGCAGAAAGAATTCGTCGAAAATCTGTTTTCTTATGCTGCGTAA
- a CDS encoding transposase has translation MKSKGVAQLLVDLGVTKTHSRPHVSNDNPYSEAQFKTLKYCPQFPKTFGAIQDARAFCQDFFGYYNKEHYHSGIGLVTPEQFHSGIAKDIYESRCRTLEDAFIQNPKRFKGKIPRPSALPEEAWINKPEQKEKDIIGA, from the coding sequence ATGAAATCCAAAGGGGTTGCCCAGCTTCTTGTCGATTTAGGGGTAACCAAAACCCACAGTCGACCACATGTCAGCAATGATAACCCATACTCTGAAGCCCAGTTTAAAACATTGAAATATTGTCCACAATTTCCCAAAACTTTTGGTGCTATTCAGGATGCAAGAGCCTTCTGCCAGGATTTTTTTGGATACTACAACAAAGAGCATTACCATTCTGGTATTGGCCTGGTAACCCCAGAACAATTTCATTCTGGTATTGCTAAAGATATTTATGAATCTCGCTGCCGAACATTGGAGGATGCATTTATTCAAAACCCAAAACGATTTAAGGGAAAAATACCGAGGCCATCGGCTTTACCAGAAGAAGCCTGGATTAACAAACCGGAACAAAAAGAGAAGGATATTATTGGAGCTTAA
- a CDS encoding ABC transporter permease — MYGSQFQAIKPWVRQSIVSALTPTIASMATIGLVSLPGMMTGQILGGSLPIVAIKYQIAIMAAIFYTEFFSVALSLLFSLPKGFNSMNVLNLRIFTKP, encoded by the coding sequence CTGTACGGAAGCCAGTTCCAGGCCATAAAGCCCTGGGTCAGGCAGAGCATTGTTTCTGCACTCACCCCCACCATTGCCTCCATGGCAACCATTGGACTTGTCTCCCTGCCCGGCATGATGACAGGACAAATTCTTGGGGGCTCTTTACCCATTGTGGCCATAAAATACCAAATCGCCATCATGGCAGCCATTTTCTATACTGAGTTTTTTTCTGTGGCTTTGTCTCTGCTTTTTTCTTTGCCAAAGGGGTTTAACAGCATGAACGTGCTGAATTTAAGAATCTTCACCAAACCATAG
- a CDS encoding iron ABC transporter permease — protein sequence MAATLVLVLGLMIIISLSMGFLSIPLGDIFYIVCGKIFGIRLPTHAMAETYQAVILDVRLPRIFTCAAVGAALSTSGVLFQGILLNPLADPYTLGVSAGAAFGACIAILLNLSATYVSIPFFAFMGACTTLFFVIFLSYSSRQQIGGLSSNNLILSGIIVAAILSAGISFLKFVANEQVSVIIFWLMGSFASKTWTNFWVVFSFLILGFSIALYYARDLNLISLGDRSAASLGVNLKKVTLILLVTGSMLAAVSVSISGIIGFVGLLVPHMIRLITGPDNRHLLPLSLVAGAILLLGADTITRAVLPHEIPIGILTALTGGPVFCWIFKKSRMG from the coding sequence ATGGCAGCGACATTGGTTCTTGTCTTGGGGCTGATGATAATCATTTCCCTGTCCATGGGCTTTTTATCCATTCCCCTTGGGGATATTTTTTATATTGTTTGCGGAAAAATATTCGGCATCCGCCTGCCGACCCATGCCATGGCCGAGACCTATCAGGCAGTCATCCTTGATGTACGCCTGCCAAGGATTTTTACCTGTGCAGCCGTAGGCGCGGCATTGTCAACATCAGGGGTGTTGTTCCAGGGTATTTTGCTCAACCCCCTGGCAGACCCGTATACCCTTGGCGTTTCTGCAGGTGCCGCCTTTGGCGCCTGTATTGCCATCTTGTTAAATTTATCAGCCACCTATGTTTCCATCCCTTTCTTTGCCTTTATGGGCGCCTGCACCACCCTCTTTTTTGTCATTTTTCTCTCCTATTCTTCCAGGCAGCAGATTGGGGGGCTTTCTTCCAACAACCTTATCCTCTCAGGCATTATTGTCGCAGCCATTCTCTCTGCCGGGATCAGTTTTTTAAAATTTGTCGCAAATGAACAGGTTTCCGTGATTATCTTCTGGCTCATGGGCAGTTTTGCATCCAAAACCTGGACAAACTTCTGGGTGGTTTTTTCCTTTTTAATTCTGGGCTTTTCAATCGCTCTCTACTATGCCAGGGATTTGAATTTAATTTCTTTGGGAGACCGGTCTGCCGCAAGTCTCGGGGTCAACCTTAAAAAAGTCACCCTGATATTATTGGTCACCGGTTCCATGCTAGCCGCCGTCTCGGTTTCCATTTCCGGAATTATCGGATTTGTCGGCCTTTTGGTTCCCCATATGATCCGCCTCATCACAGGCCCGGACAATCGCCATTTGCTCCCCCTCTCACTGGTTGCCGGTGCAATACTCCTGCTTGGGGCTGACACCATTACCCGGGCCGTACTGCCCCATGAAATACCCATAGGAATCCTCACGGCCCTTACCGGAGGCCCTGTGTTCTGCTGGATCTTCAAAAAGAGCAGGATGGGATAG
- a CDS encoding ABC transporter ATP-binding protein, translated as MNINIQNTWFSFGQTPILKDINCEFSQPGFHAILGPNGSGKTTLLDLISGFLQPDQGSILLDRTPISQLSKNKQAKSMALVSQNYAVNFPFTVNQVVLMGRHPYLNRFSHPTNKDLNFADKIMSHTGILHLKHRKMTELSGGEKQRCIFARALCQDTPILLLDEAFSNMDICHTLHLLRLLKKEVVSRKKTIIAVLHDLNLAAAWSDRLIFLKAGRIISMGSTDQVFTRDNIQTVFNVDTKVKYNDYSQARQAYFKAS; from the coding sequence TTGAATATTAATATCCAAAACACCTGGTTCTCGTTTGGGCAGACCCCCATACTTAAAGATATCAACTGCGAGTTCTCACAGCCTGGTTTTCACGCCATCCTCGGTCCCAACGGAAGCGGAAAAACCACGCTCCTGGACCTGATTTCAGGCTTTTTACAACCTGACCAGGGAAGCATTCTTCTGGACCGGACACCGATTTCACAACTTTCAAAAAACAAACAGGCCAAATCCATGGCCCTGGTTTCCCAGAATTATGCGGTCAACTTTCCCTTTACCGTGAACCAGGTGGTCCTCATGGGCAGACACCCTTACTTGAACCGATTCTCCCACCCCACGAATAAAGACCTGAACTTTGCAGATAAAATCATGTCCCACACCGGAATCCTGCATTTAAAACACAGGAAAATGACTGAATTGTCAGGAGGAGAAAAACAACGGTGCATCTTTGCCAGGGCATTGTGCCAGGATACGCCCATCCTCCTGCTTGACGAAGCCTTTTCAAATATGGATATCTGCCACACCCTCCATCTGCTAAGGCTCTTAAAAAAAGAAGTGGTGTCCAGAAAAAAAACCATCATAGCCGTACTCCACGACCTGAACCTGGCCGCAGCCTGGTCAGACCGGCTTATATTTTTAAAGGCTGGCCGGATCATCTCCATGGGGAGTACGGATCAGGTCTTCACCCGTGATAATATTCAAACCGTTTTCAACGTTGACACCAAGGTAAAATACAATGACTACTCCCAGGCCAGACAGGCATATTTTAAAGCCTCATAA